From one Peptoniphilaceae bacterium AMB_02 genomic stretch:
- the scfA gene encoding six-cysteine ranthipeptide SCIFF, translating into MKHIKVLKKSNIKDTTRHIGCGECQTSCQSACKTSCTVGNQKCESNESDR; encoded by the coding sequence ATGAAACATATTAAAGTACTTAAAAAATCAAATATTAAAGATACTACCAGACATATAGGATGTGGCGAATGTCAAACTTCATGCCAATCTGCATGTAAAACATCTTGTACAGTAGGAAATCAAAAATGCGAGTCTAATGAATCAGACAGATAA
- the infC gene encoding translation initiation factor IF-3 — MGADGEQIGIIATRKALDMARDKKLDLVVVAPTAKPPVCKIMDYGKYKYEAVKRAKEAKKKQSVITVKEIRMSPNIDTHDLEVKARQAVDFFSSGDRVKVSVRFRGREMNHTEIGRQVLEKFAALTNHAGVIDKKPNMEGRNMVMFMSPNSEQ; from the coding sequence ATTGGTGCAGATGGAGAACAGATTGGTATAATTGCTACTAGAAAAGCATTGGATATGGCTAGAGATAAGAAATTGGATTTAGTTGTAGTCGCGCCAACTGCTAAGCCACCGGTCTGTAAAATAATGGATTACGGGAAGTATAAATACGAAGCCGTAAAAAGAGCAAAAGAAGCGAAGAAAAAACAAAGTGTTATAACGGTGAAAGAAATCAGAATGTCACCTAATATTGACACACATGATTTAGAAGTAAAGGCAAGACAAGCTGTAGATTTTTTCTCATCCGGAGACAGAGTCAAAGTATCTGTGAGATTTAGAGGACGAGAAATGAATCATACTGAAATAGGAAGACAAGTACTTGAAAAGTTTGCCGCATTGACTAATCATGCAGGAGTAATAGATAAGAAACCTAATATGGAGGGACGTAACATGGTGATGTTTATGAGCCCTAACAGTGAACAATAG
- the dtd gene encoding D-aminoacyl-tRNA deacylase, whose translation MRAIVQKVKKVSVSIEGELYSSINSGLLVFIAVTHTDTEKDKDYMIDKILGLRIFEDQEGKMNLSLDDVGGEIMVISQFTLYGDVRRGKRPSFTRSAGGDFAENMYLDFVEGIRAGGYDVKTGEFGADMKVQLINDGPVTIQLDSEKLY comes from the coding sequence ATGAGAGCTATCGTACAAAAAGTAAAAAAAGTATCAGTATCTATAGAGGGAGAACTATATTCAAGCATTAATTCCGGATTATTGGTTTTTATTGCCGTTACACATACCGATACTGAAAAAGACAAAGACTATATGATTGATAAGATACTGGGACTTAGAATTTTTGAAGATCAAGAAGGTAAAATGAATCTATCCCTGGATGATGTAGGTGGAGAGATAATGGTAATTTCACAATTCACTCTATATGGTGATGTCAGAAGAGGAAAGAGACCATCTTTTACTAGGTCAGCAGGTGGAGATTTTGCTGAAAACATGTACCTGGATTTTGTCGAGGGAATAAGAGCCGGTGGATATGATGTAAAAACCGGAGAATTCGGTGCCGATATGAAAGTGCAGTTGATAAATGATGGGCCGGTCACAATACAATTAGACAGTGAAAAGCTTTATTGA
- the yajC gene encoding preprotein translocase subunit YajC, translated as MPQLGQFASLLPLVLALVFLYFFMIRPQKKREREVQEMRSGLRVGDEILTVGGIKGKIIKAGADYITIETSGKTRIEFTRSAVYKLLTDEEKRAAVEEEVVIETEEDNE; from the coding sequence ATGCCACAATTAGGACAATTCGCATCGCTACTACCTCTAGTACTTGCACTTGTGTTTCTTTATTTCTTCATGATCAGACCACAGAAGAAAAGAGAAAGAGAAGTTCAGGAAATGAGAAGTGGTTTAAGAGTAGGGGATGAGATTTTAACTGTCGGTGGAATTAAAGGTAAAATCATTAAAGCCGGAGCAGATTATATTACTATCGAGACTTCAGGAAAAACAAGAATTGAGTTTACCAGATCAGCAGTCTATAAACTTCTAACTGATGAGGAAAAAAGGGCAGCAGTTGAGGAAGAAGTCGTTATAGAAACTGAAGAAGATAATGAATAA
- a CDS encoding bifunctional (p)ppGpp synthetase/guanosine-3',5'-bis(diphosphate) 3'-pyrophosphohydrolase codes for MDRLSLESVLMEMDKNKIEYDPKLVKKAYYFTKNAHEGQLRNSGEEYFIHPVNVSLILINLNMDEATIIAAMLHDVLEDTEISFEEIEHEFSNEIAVLVDGVTKLKRLKFKSKQESQAENVRKMVMAMANDIRVIIIKLADRLHNMRTLEYMTKAKQFEKATETLEIYAPLAHRLGINTIKWELEDLSLRYLEPETYYELVEMIDMKRAEREEYISSIMEILRENIAELGFECDITGRPKSIYGIYNKIKKQGKTFDQIFDLTAVRVIVNTVKDCYSVLGVVHSLWKPIQGRFKDYIAMPKANMYQSLHTTVIGPKGEIFEVQIRTWDMHKTAEYGIAAHWKYKEGGRKKDNFDEKLQWLRLLMDWQKDLTDSKEFMETLKGDFFSDEVYVFSPKGDVIGLPAGSTPIDFAYRVHSAVGNHCVGAKIDGRIVPINTKLKNGNIVEILTSPSSSGPSIDWLKIVKSPQARNKIRQWFKKAQKDENIIKGRDALEKEVRRQGFNFNEILKDEWLEGIGKKLSFNNLDDLFASIGYGSTPLTQILPKLKELHKEHYKTDEDIDQISISKSVKPRARSVQGIRFEGIDNLEVKFAKCCNPVPGDEILGYITRGRGVSIHRADCPNMANIDIERVIPVEWDTTKESFFNVHVNILAYDRVGYLANISKIIQDMGLNIANLSARINKDKTFMIDLLIEIKQKEQIDELFKKIMSVEETVKIFRVKAQ; via the coding sequence ATGGATAGACTTTCACTAGAAAGTGTTTTAATGGAGATGGATAAAAACAAGATTGAATACGATCCTAAATTGGTAAAAAAGGCGTATTACTTTACTAAAAATGCACATGAAGGACAATTAAGGAATTCAGGAGAGGAGTACTTTATACATCCTGTAAATGTTAGTCTGATACTTATAAATTTAAATATGGATGAAGCAACCATTATTGCCGCCATGCTGCATGATGTATTAGAGGATACTGAGATATCATTTGAGGAAATAGAACATGAGTTCAGCAATGAGATTGCCGTATTGGTGGATGGAGTTACAAAATTAAAGAGACTAAAGTTTAAGTCCAAACAGGAATCTCAAGCAGAAAATGTAAGAAAAATGGTAATGGCCATGGCTAATGATATTAGGGTTATTATTATTAAACTTGCAGATAGATTACACAATATGAGAACACTCGAATATATGACCAAGGCTAAACAATTCGAGAAAGCTACTGAAACTCTTGAAATTTATGCGCCTTTAGCTCATAGACTAGGAATCAATACCATAAAATGGGAACTTGAGGATCTTAGTTTAAGGTATCTTGAGCCTGAAACATACTATGAATTAGTTGAAATGATAGATATGAAGAGGGCTGAAAGGGAAGAATATATATCTTCGATTATGGAGATACTTCGTGAAAACATTGCAGAGCTTGGCTTTGAATGCGATATCACCGGTAGACCCAAGAGTATTTACGGTATCTATAATAAAATTAAAAAGCAAGGAAAGACTTTTGACCAAATTTTCGACTTAACAGCGGTTAGAGTAATAGTTAATACGGTTAAAGACTGTTATTCTGTGCTTGGAGTTGTGCATTCGTTATGGAAACCAATACAAGGTAGGTTTAAAGACTATATTGCCATGCCTAAAGCAAATATGTATCAGTCCTTACACACTACGGTAATTGGTCCAAAAGGTGAAATTTTCGAAGTTCAAATCAGAACTTGGGACATGCATAAAACTGCCGAGTACGGTATTGCTGCTCACTGGAAATACAAAGAAGGTGGACGCAAAAAAGATAATTTCGATGAAAAATTGCAGTGGTTAAGACTTTTAATGGATTGGCAGAAAGATCTGACTGACTCGAAAGAGTTTATGGAAACTTTGAAAGGTGATTTCTTCTCCGATGAGGTTTATGTATTTTCTCCAAAGGGAGATGTCATAGGACTTCCTGCCGGATCTACTCCAATCGACTTTGCGTATAGGGTTCACTCGGCTGTTGGAAATCACTGTGTTGGTGCGAAAATTGACGGTAGGATTGTACCGATTAATACAAAGCTAAAGAATGGTAATATAGTAGAGATTCTTACTTCACCGAGTTCCTCAGGACCAAGCATAGATTGGCTAAAAATTGTAAAGAGTCCACAAGCCAGAAACAAGATTAGACAATGGTTTAAAAAGGCTCAAAAAGATGAAAACATTATTAAAGGTAGAGATGCACTGGAGAAGGAAGTCAGAAGACAAGGTTTTAACTTCAATGAAATCCTTAAGGATGAATGGCTGGAGGGTATTGGTAAGAAACTTAGTTTCAACAATTTAGATGATCTCTTTGCCTCTATCGGATATGGCAGCACTCCGTTAACCCAGATACTACCTAAACTTAAAGAACTTCATAAAGAGCATTACAAGACTGATGAAGATATAGATCAGATAAGCATAAGTAAGAGTGTAAAACCTAGAGCCAGATCGGTTCAAGGGATAAGGTTTGAAGGGATAGACAATCTGGAAGTTAAATTTGCAAAGTGTTGTAATCCGGTGCCGGGTGATGAGATATTGGGTTATATAACCAGGGGCAGAGGAGTTTCTATTCATAGAGCTGATTGTCCGAATATGGCAAATATTGACATAGAAAGAGTAATCCCTGTTGAATGGGATACCACTAAGGAGAGTTTTTTCAATGTACATGTTAATATACTTGCCTATGATAGAGTAGGGTATTTGGCAAATATTTCGAAAATCATACAAGACATGGGGCTTAATATTGCAAATCTTAGTGCAAGGATTAATAAAGACAAGACATTTATGATTGATTTATTAATTGAAATAAAACAAAAAGAACAAATTGATGAACTATTTAAGAAAATAATGTCTGTTGAAGAAACAGTTAAGATATTTAGAGTAAAGGCGCAGTGA
- a CDS encoding LapA family protein produces MVLLVIILLMLLLVAVFALKNSQVIIVDLFFNKIEMSQAILILSCVALGIFIMLVFYFIQRFKASRRIKSLEKELLQTKNDLEKARAQIAVAESELRSGTSKTLEESILDQRVTGFDAKDVVVEENPENSRFEDDKNLANEKVNEDENNFETKKFHI; encoded by the coding sequence ATGGTTTTATTGGTAATTATCTTATTAATGCTATTATTGGTAGCTGTATTTGCACTTAAAAACAGCCAGGTTATAATAGTGGATCTGTTCTTTAATAAAATCGAAATGTCACAGGCAATACTGATATTATCCTGTGTAGCTCTGGGTATTTTTATAATGCTGGTATTTTACTTTATTCAGAGATTCAAAGCATCCAGAAGGATTAAAAGCCTTGAAAAGGAGCTGCTACAAACTAAGAATGACCTTGAAAAAGCAAGAGCACAAATAGCTGTTGCTGAAAGTGAACTTAGGTCAGGTACTTCAAAAACTTTAGAAGAGAGCATTCTGGATCAAAGAGTTACAGGATTTGATGCCAAGGATGTAGTGGTTGAAGAGAATCCTGAAAACAGTCGATTTGAAGACGATAAAAATTTAGCAAATGAAAAAGTAAACGAAGACGAAAATAATTTTGAGACCAAAAAATTTCATATTTAA
- the rplT gene encoding 50S ribosomal protein L20, which yields MARVKRGVATKRKHKKVLNQAKGYYGSKSKLFRTANQAVIKSLSYAFIGRKHRKRDFRKLWISRINAAARQNGLSYSKFMHGLKLAKIEINRKVLSEMAIHDPEGFKKLVELAKNA from the coding sequence ATGGCAAGAGTTAAACGTGGTGTAGCCACAAAGAGAAAACATAAAAAAGTATTAAATCAAGCAAAAGGATATTATGGTTCTAAATCAAAACTATTTAGAACTGCAAATCAAGCTGTAATTAAATCTTTATCATATGCTTTTATCGGACGTAAACATCGTAAGAGAGATTTTAGAAAATTATGGATTTCCAGAATTAATGCAGCTGCAAGACAAAATGGTTTAAGCTATAGCAAGTTTATGCATGGTTTGAAGTTAGCAAAAATTGAAATAAACAGAAAAGTTCTTTCAGAAATGGCAATTCATGATCCTGAAGGATTCAAAAAATTAGTAGAACTAGCAAAAAATGCATAA
- the scfB gene encoding thioether cross-link-forming SCIFF peptide maturase — MKKIHKFESNGKFIVLDIFSGSIFVVDELTYSMIDYYNNGVDYILEKLPEYDENTIREVYGELKRLVEDGCLFSDEVDAEDIKYNRENIIKAMCLHVSHDCDLRCKYCFAGQGDFSGERSLMNVETGKKALDFLVENSGNRRNLEVDFFGGEPLLNFEVVKELTFYGKELNKKHNKNIRFTITTNGLRLDDDKIDFINEHMSNVVMSLDGRREVNDLMRPTVNNKGSYDIIVPKFKKLIAKRGDKDYYVRGTFTSNNLDFSKDALEFYNLGFKKVSIEPVVTEEKEPYALKEEHLDAILKEYEEFSKLYKDINEKDDFLFFHFVIDLNDGPCLAKRSVGCGAGAEYISVTPEGDIYPCHQFVGDEKFIMGNLNEGILKSELREVFKSSNVFTKEDCRDCWAKFYCSGGCHANAYYNNGTITKPYKLGCEMEKKRLELSLSLLDTEEGEN, encoded by the coding sequence ATGAAAAAGATACACAAATTTGAGTCTAATGGAAAATTTATAGTCTTAGATATTTTTTCGGGAAGTATATTTGTAGTTGATGAGCTGACTTATTCCATGATTGACTATTACAATAATGGGGTAGATTATATATTAGAAAAACTTCCGGAATATGACGAAAATACTATTAGAGAAGTCTATGGTGAATTAAAAAGACTAGTCGAAGACGGATGTCTGTTTTCGGATGAAGTAGATGCTGAAGACATCAAATACAATAGGGAGAATATAATCAAGGCCATGTGCCTTCATGTATCACATGATTGTGACCTTAGATGTAAGTACTGTTTTGCCGGTCAAGGAGACTTTAGCGGCGAAAGAAGTCTAATGAATGTCGAAACCGGGAAAAAGGCATTGGATTTCTTGGTGGAAAACTCCGGTAATCGTAGAAATTTGGAAGTTGACTTTTTTGGAGGAGAGCCCTTATTAAACTTTGAAGTCGTTAAAGAATTGACTTTTTACGGAAAAGAGTTAAACAAAAAGCATAATAAGAATATAAGATTTACAATTACTACTAATGGTCTTAGACTCGATGACGATAAAATAGACTTTATTAATGAACATATGTCAAATGTGGTTATGAGTCTGGACGGTAGACGTGAAGTCAACGATTTGATGAGACCAACTGTTAATAATAAAGGGTCTTATGACATCATCGTTCCTAAATTCAAAAAATTGATAGCTAAAAGAGGCGATAAAGACTATTATGTAAGAGGTACTTTTACTTCAAACAATCTGGATTTCTCTAAAGATGCATTAGAATTTTACAATCTAGGCTTCAAAAAAGTTTCCATTGAACCTGTAGTAACTGAGGAAAAAGAACCTTATGCATTAAAAGAGGAGCATCTTGATGCAATCCTAAAAGAGTATGAAGAGTTTTCTAAACTATATAAGGATATCAATGAAAAAGATGACTTTTTATTCTTTCACTTTGTGATAGATCTGAACGATGGACCTTGTTTGGCAAAGAGATCTGTAGGTTGCGGAGCAGGTGCGGAATACATTTCTGTTACTCCTGAAGGAGATATCTACCCTTGTCATCAATTTGTCGGTGATGAAAAGTTTATTATGGGTAATCTTAATGAAGGTATATTAAAATCTGAACTTAGGGAAGTGTTCAAATCTTCAAATGTCTTTACTAAGGAAGATTGCAGAGACTGTTGGGCAAAGTTCTATTGTAGTGGCGGATGTCATGCAAATGCCTATTACAATAATGGAACCATTACTAAACCTTATAAACTGGGATGTGAGATGGAGAAAAAGAGATTGGAATTATCTCTATCACTACTTGATACTGAGGAAGGGGAAAATTAA
- a CDS encoding MBL fold metallo-hydrolase, producing MEIYRMMAGIYAANCFLIYNDEKNAFIVDPGGDSDDIMSTVEKLELVPKFILLTHGHGDHIGAAEILRGKYSIPILAHENEVKLLQDANINMSAYMPIKRVELTPDKTFKDGDIIGDGFGIKVIHTPGHTSGSCCFLMGDDLITGDTVFRGSIGRTDLETGNYDEIIESIKNKILVLDDKVKIYPGHGPITSMEIEKVSNPYFADLLV from the coding sequence ATGGAAATCTATAGAATGATGGCAGGAATATATGCAGCCAATTGTTTTTTAATATATAATGACGAAAAAAATGCCTTTATCGTAGATCCAGGTGGGGATTCCGATGATATAATGTCTACAGTTGAAAAACTTGAATTAGTACCTAAGTTTATTCTCTTAACACATGGACATGGAGATCATATTGGAGCTGCAGAAATATTAAGGGGAAAATACAGTATTCCAATTTTAGCACATGAAAATGAAGTGAAATTATTACAAGATGCAAATATTAATATGAGTGCCTATATGCCGATAAAAAGAGTTGAATTAACTCCTGATAAGACTTTTAAAGACGGAGATATAATAGGAGACGGATTTGGTATAAAAGTAATCCATACTCCGGGTCATACTTCTGGGAGTTGCTGCTTCTTAATGGGTGATGATTTGATTACAGGCGATACAGTTTTCAGAGGAAGTATCGGAAGAACTGATCTTGAAACAGGAAACTATGATGAGATTATAGAATCAATTAAGAATAAGATATTGGTTTTGGATGATAAAGTCAAAATTTATCCCGGTCATGGACCGATTACTTCTATGGAAATAGAAAAAGTAAGCAATCCGTATTTTGCAGATTTGCTTGTTTAA
- the recJ gene encoding single-stranded-DNA-specific exonuclease RecJ yields MIFNKNISSLKKDLNLSDEILHILANRGLTTKSEVDEFLNPDLDKLHDPFLMKDMDIAVDIVLDSIEKDEHIHIVGDYDQDGNSATVTLIKGLKVLHDRITYAIPDRIEDGYGINTSMVDTAIRNGVDLIITCDNGISAHEAVSYAKDKGLKVIITDHHQVKIDEDDKQSLPAADAVINPHRLDCDYPFKELCGAGVAYKLICGINEAVGIPIEESYELLQYVAMGTVCDVVDLLGENRVIVVEGLKRINNTSNLGLLSLIEQNSWNKDVDVYALGFVLGPCINASGRLSTARLGVELFLEEDEELVVNYAMELVRLNNERKAITQDTLDGVIDEIEEKELYKNDIIVVYSSKAHESIVGIVAGRVKDKYHRPTIVFAESKDHGIIKGSGRSIETYDMHAKLTEAKHLLKSFGGHKMAAGLSLEMDNLKTLEKFLNENSLLTKKELQREITIDVAFPTEKVDENFIDELSILEPFGKGNSKPVFADKNLDLLNYQILGQNKNVIKLNIAKAGRVIECIGFGDVSSIEEYLQNRFGTQISNGYSTNNRKPNYIDLVYFPKINEFRGNITVQLQIIDIR; encoded by the coding sequence ATGATTTTTAACAAGAATATCTCATCACTTAAGAAGGATTTAAATTTAAGTGATGAGATTTTGCACATATTGGCAAATAGAGGACTTACGACTAAATCAGAAGTTGATGAATTTCTTAATCCTGATTTAGATAAACTTCACGATCCGTTTTTAATGAAGGATATGGACATTGCAGTTGATATTGTACTCGATTCAATTGAAAAAGATGAACATATTCACATAGTCGGTGATTATGATCAAGACGGAAATTCAGCTACTGTTACCCTGATAAAGGGTTTAAAGGTGCTGCATGATAGAATAACATATGCCATTCCTGATAGGATAGAAGACGGATACGGTATTAATACTTCCATGGTGGATACTGCTATAAGAAATGGCGTAGATTTGATTATAACATGCGATAATGGGATAAGTGCCCATGAAGCTGTAAGTTATGCAAAAGACAAGGGTTTAAAAGTAATAATAACCGACCATCATCAGGTTAAAATAGACGAAGACGATAAGCAGTCACTACCGGCTGCCGATGCAGTAATCAACCCGCATAGACTAGATTGCGATTATCCTTTCAAAGAATTATGCGGCGCTGGGGTTGCATACAAACTCATATGTGGTATTAATGAAGCTGTCGGTATCCCCATTGAGGAGTCGTATGAATTATTACAATACGTTGCGATGGGAACGGTTTGTGATGTAGTAGATTTACTTGGAGAGAATAGGGTAATTGTAGTAGAAGGACTTAAGCGTATAAACAATACAAGTAATCTTGGGCTACTTTCATTGATAGAACAAAATAGTTGGAACAAGGATGTAGACGTTTATGCACTGGGCTTTGTACTTGGACCATGTATAAATGCTTCGGGTAGATTGTCTACTGCAAGACTGGGAGTAGAGCTTTTTCTGGAAGAAGACGAAGAACTTGTAGTAAATTATGCTATGGAATTGGTCAGGTTAAACAACGAGAGAAAAGCAATTACACAGGATACATTAGATGGTGTAATTGATGAAATTGAAGAGAAGGAACTCTATAAAAATGATATTATTGTAGTCTACTCTTCAAAAGCTCACGAGAGTATTGTTGGGATAGTTGCAGGCAGAGTGAAGGATAAATACCATAGACCTACGATTGTATTTGCCGAATCAAAAGACCACGGAATCATCAAAGGTTCGGGCAGGAGCATCGAAACTTATGATATGCATGCTAAGCTTACTGAAGCCAAGCATCTCCTAAAATCATTCGGCGGGCATAAAATGGCTGCAGGTTTAAGTTTAGAGATGGATAATTTAAAGACATTGGAGAAATTTTTAAACGAGAATAGTCTTCTCACAAAAAAAGAGCTTCAAAGAGAGATTACAATAGATGTAGCTTTTCCGACCGAGAAAGTAGATGAGAACTTTATCGATGAATTAAGCATACTGGAGCCATTTGGTAAAGGAAACTCAAAACCTGTATTTGCAGATAAAAACCTTGATCTATTAAACTATCAAATACTTGGCCAAAATAAAAATGTCATAAAACTAAATATTGCTAAGGCGGGTAGAGTAATTGAATGTATCGGATTTGGAGATGTTTCGAGTATAGAAGAATATCTACAAAATAGATTTGGCACTCAAATTTCAAACGGTTACTCGACAAATAACAGAAAGCCTAATTATATTGATTTGGTTTATTTTCCTAAAATAAACGAGTTTAGAGGCAATATTACCGTTCAATTGCAGATAATTGATATAAGATGA
- the tgt gene encoding tRNA guanosine(34) transglycosylase Tgt: MNFKFELKKTDTKSKARLGKIYTAHGEIETPVFMPVGTKATVKTMTVDELYDMDTQIILGNTYHLYLRPGQDIIRKAGGLHKFMNWNRPILTDSGGFQVFSLSDNRHITEEGVEFRSHIDGAKHFISPEKSMEIQNDLGSDIIMAFDECVPYPADYEYTENSLHRTIRWLKRCKDYHKKENQALFGIVQGGMYKDLRKLSAELTTDIDLPGYAIGGLSVGEPKDLMIEILEYTTDFLPTDKPRYLMGVGSPDYLFEAVEHGIDMADCVLPTRIARNGTALTYNGRKVIRNAKYAEDFRPIDENCNCYACRNHTRAYIRHLINVNEILASRLLTIHNLYFLSDLMKNIRIAIKEDRFLEYKEEFYNKYGYND; the protein is encoded by the coding sequence ATGAATTTTAAATTTGAATTAAAGAAAACTGATACGAAATCAAAAGCAAGATTAGGTAAAATATATACAGCTCATGGTGAAATAGAAACTCCTGTTTTTATGCCGGTCGGTACAAAAGCGACAGTAAAGACCATGACTGTTGATGAACTATACGATATGGACACTCAAATAATACTAGGTAACACTTATCATCTATATCTTAGACCTGGTCAGGATATCATCAGAAAAGCCGGCGGCTTGCATAAGTTTATGAACTGGAATAGACCAATTTTAACCGATAGTGGTGGATTTCAAGTATTCAGCTTAAGTGACAATAGACATATAACCGAAGAAGGCGTTGAGTTTAGATCGCATATTGATGGTGCTAAACATTTTATTTCGCCGGAAAAATCTATGGAAATACAAAATGATCTAGGATCCGATATAATAATGGCCTTTGATGAATGCGTGCCATATCCTGCTGATTATGAATATACTGAAAACTCTCTACACAGAACTATAAGATGGCTAAAAAGATGTAAAGATTACCATAAAAAGGAAAATCAAGCTTTATTTGGGATAGTTCAAGGTGGGATGTACAAGGATTTAAGAAAACTTAGTGCAGAGCTTACAACTGATATTGATCTGCCTGGATATGCAATTGGTGGACTTAGTGTAGGGGAACCCAAGGATTTAATGATTGAGATATTGGAATATACAACAGATTTTCTACCTACAGATAAGCCCAGGTATTTGATGGGAGTAGGTTCGCCGGACTATTTGTTTGAAGCAGTAGAACATGGAATAGATATGGCAGACTGCGTATTGCCGACCAGGATTGCACGAAATGGTACGGCTTTGACTTATAATGGAAGAAAAGTAATACGAAATGCAAAATATGCTGAAGATTTTAGACCGATTGATGAAAACTGTAATTGTTATGCTTGTCGAAATCATACCAGAGCTTATATTAGACATCTCATCAATGTTAATGAAATATTGGCGTCAAGACTTCTGACAATTCACAATCTATACTTCCTTTCCGATTTGATGAAAAACATCAGAATAGCGATTAAGGAAGATAGGTTTTTAGAATATAAAGAAGAATTTTATAATAAATATGGATATAACGATTAA
- the rpmI gene encoding 50S ribosomal protein L35, producing the protein MSKMKTHRGSAKRFKRTGTGKIKRYHAFKSHITGKKSPKRIRSLRKSALVSSGDQKRIDNMIPR; encoded by the coding sequence ATGTCAAAAATGAAAACACACAGAGGTTCAGCTAAGAGATTTAAAAGAACTGGTACAGGTAAAATCAAAAGATATCATGCTTTCAAAAGCCATATAACAGGTAAAAAATCACCTAAGAGAATCAGAAGCTTAAGAAAATCAGCATTAGTAAGCAGTGGCGATCAAAAAAGAATCGACAATATGATTCCAAGATAG